The genome window GGTTGTTGAAGGGGTAGGACTTGATGGTCTTAAGGTACCCTCCGAACCTATCGACTGTGGAAACTCGGGTACCACGATGCGTCTGATTTGTGGCATTTTGGCTGGCCAGACATTCGATTGTGTCTTGACCGGAGACGCTTCTTTGAACAGCCGGCCTATGAAGCGCATTGCAGATCCGCTGTCAGAAATGGGGGCTTCGCTTACATTAACTGAGGGCCTCCCTCCCATCCATATCAAGGGCAATCAGCCCATGAAAGGCATTTCTTATAAACTTCCCATGGCTTCGGCTCAGGTTAAATCGTGTGTACTCCTGGCCGGCCTTTATGCAGAAGGGGAAACAACGGTTATCGAATCCAGGCCATCGCGAGATCACACGGAACGCATGTTGGGACTGGCTTCGCTCGAAATGAATGGCCTGCGTCATATCAGTGTTAGTAAAGGACACCGAATACCGGCAGGTACCTTTGCGGTACCGCGCGATTTTTCCGCGGCAGCTTTTTTCCTGGCTGCCGGCGCCATCGTGCCGCATACGGAAATTTCCCTCAGATCCGTGGGTATCAATACCTCCAGAAGTGCTCTGCTAGACGTGCTTCGTGCAATGGGTGCCAATATTAAGGTCGAAAATGAACGCTTCCACGCCGGCGAGCTCATCGCAGATCTGAAAGTACAATCTTCTATTTTGCATGGCGTAAAAGTACAGGGAGATGTCATCCCCATCTTGATCGATGAAATTCCAGTACTGGCGGTTGCAGCTGCTTTTGCCAAAGGCAGAACCGAAATCCGAGACGCCAAAGAATTGCGCGTCAAAGAAACAGATCGCATCGACGCCATGGTCAAAAACCTGCGCCTCCTGGGGGCTGATGTAGAGGAATTTGACGATGGATTGGCCATTACCGGAGGTAAAGAGCTAACCGGGGCAACGGTGCATAGTTATGATGACCACCGGATTGCCATGGCGATGGGCGTCGCCGGCCTGCGCGCCAAAGGTGAGACTCATATCAAAGATGCTGATTGTGCCAGCATCTCTTTCCCTGGCTTCTGGGAGCAGCTAAGAGGATTGGTGGTGTGATGTATGACCTGTACTGGTATGCTGGTTTCGCCTTTCACCCTTCGGAC of Bacteroidota bacterium contains these proteins:
- the aroA gene encoding 3-phosphoshikimate 1-carboxyvinyltransferase produces the protein MDQVIKPTDSLLGEVALPADKSIAIRSALMAALSDGTSQIVNYPDSADPQSALSCLKQLGVSIEKDENDILVVEGVGLDGLKVPSEPIDCGNSGTTMRLICGILAGQTFDCVLTGDASLNSRPMKRIADPLSEMGASLTLTEGLPPIHIKGNQPMKGISYKLPMASAQVKSCVLLAGLYAEGETTVIESRPSRDHTERMLGLASLEMNGLRHISVSKGHRIPAGTFAVPRDFSAAAFFLAAGAIVPHTEISLRSVGINTSRSALLDVLRAMGANIKVENERFHAGELIADLKVQSSILHGVKVQGDVIPILIDEIPVLAVAAAFAKGRTEIRDAKELRVKETDRIDAMVKNLRLLGADVEEFDDGLAITGGKELTGATVHSYDDHRIAMAMGVAGLRAKGETHIKDADCASISFPGFWEQLRGLVV